The following DNA comes from Anticarsia gemmatalis isolate Benzon Research Colony breed Stoneville strain chromosome 10, ilAntGemm2 primary, whole genome shotgun sequence.
AACTGACTCCCATTAACTTTGACTTGGGTGGCCTTAAGTATTCTTTGACCGGCGCTACTTGGAATGGACTGAAGGGATCCGTCATTGATAGtgttaagtaagtacataatgcGCCAGATTTCTAAAATGTGGCTTTATAAATATCAGGTCGGGGAATAAGTCttctcgcattatagtatgtatgaacttgtaataaaatcttcttGGCTTCAAGAATGACAAATGAGAACACGGtttattaagtttctttcagtgagctcgagaggtacccgaatatcgagcatttttgcgtaaagattttattacaagttcatacatactataatgcgaaaagacttcttccccgacctaatatgcaCAAATTTACGTTAcctgataattatttcaatgcTGACACTAATGGCTTTCTTCCAATTCTAGCTGGGACGCAGGAAAGAAGGCTTTGACTATCGACTTCCACACTGATGTAAATGTCAAGGGCGCGTACACTGCTGATGGAACTATCATGGAGAAGCCTATCACTGGCGATGGCGAGCTCAACCTGAAGCTGAGTAAGTAGAAGCATgttcatatttttaactaagaAAAAACATATCACAATTTTAAGTCTTTAGCCACACTAAatccacaaaaataaatatacgaaaaataCTGTACAGAGTTATCAAATTTTGTTTGAGTAAGATTTTACTCGTGATATTATTAAGTGTTCTTAAGGTTTATCTAAActtgatattaaatataaaaatatgtttacagaGAACCTGCAAGTCAAACTGACCATTAACTTCGAGACAGTGAACAAGGGAGGCAAGGATCACCTGAAGCCTACCAAGTACAGCTACGAGTTCGATGTTAAGGACAACGCTCACTACGACATGACCAACTTGTACAATGGAGACAAGGCGCaaagtaagtttatatttattgtcatCAGATCAAAAGTTATTTTCCTCTTTACTTGTTTTGGAGGGTTGATATCCAATAGCTTGACCAATGATACTAGATTGCAGTGATCAATTTCTGAGTCCGCGACGGCTAAAGCAATGAGCTTCAACTACCCGACTTTTAGATCAGTCgactaatccccggtttctgaggtaattttagcggtagtttatctgttcaatagcatttttttatatgagttttgacactattgaatagataaactaccgctaaatgtacctcagaaacggtGGCAAGTGTCCTCTCCTCTGCGCCTATCACCTGTTTGCTTCCTACTACATTTGCTCAAGTTGTGGCTgcatctatattaatattattatcaatgttaCAGGTGACGATATGTTGAACTTCTTGAATGGAAACTGGAAGGCTATCTCCACCGCCTTCAGCCCTCCTCTGCTGGACAACGCTCTGAACATCATCCACAACCACGTTATCAGCTTCTTCGATGAACACTCCGTCGGTGACATCTCTAAGGAATAAACCACTTTATAAATGTTAACTCTTATTAACTCTGTAAAGTTTGTTTGCgatcaaataaaattgttcaattaaatattttcttttaatacaaCCATTATTGTTATGACCGATATTGTATTTAACACTATGACTTAACATTCACTTGAATATGACATTTCTCTACATGCAATACTAGGAATGAAGTCTTATTgcagtaattttataatatacataggtGAATATGAACCGAAATACCTAGTATGAACTGAAAAAATGCTAAATATTATCGGTAACTCGACgccattttttaaatagtagaaGCTTCTTAACCGAGTCTCTCTACCAagatttatcatttttaaagctGTTGAGAACCTAATCTTAATTGTTACATTTGGCTTAGTGTAGCTTAAGATatatttagaatacaaaaatatgtaaaagaaatatctatttttcttatttcttttgcAATTTTGATCTTAGTGCCTACTACTTTTATGCTAGCAATAGCAAGAATATCAACAATTAATTTTTTCGCCTCAATCAGAGTAACATATCACGACATATATAACTATCATAAGTGCTTAAAATACGttatacaaaatcattaaaCTGAAGTTGACAATAAAAAGGGACCAAGTATTGAACCTTGTGGTATCCAGACACAGAATAAAttctaaattgtattatttcagCAAAGGAGAGCCAATGTCGTTCTTTAGACTTCATACACAATGATCTTACCATGAGTGCTAAATTATGTTTCAGTGCAGAGCGTAACAGAATCAAAATCCTTGGATAGAACTAGTAGAAATTAATTTGTGAACATAAATATAACCGATTAATGTCCATGACCAAAcctctcctcccgtaatgaggcacaaggcctaaccccgcccggttaggccttgtgtccaccacgctgaccaagtgcgtgAAGATTTTGGGttttttcaagaactgttttaatgaaccctcaggcatgcaaagttctatcacgatattttccttcacatTTAAATCCGAAAAATCATTGATGCGGCTAAAAGTCAGGTGCTGaaacaatactaataaaaacatacataacaataatacataGATTTTGCAGTTTcaaatttcattttcatatgtTGACTGTAATTTAGTTTcagctgttattttttattataggtaaaCTATTTATTGCGGATGTAAAACCCCTAATCTGAAAGTTCTCATATACACTCAAGCCCCAGAAATATGTCATAATATTCAAGCTAAATATTTGTCCATTTGAATTTAGTAATGAATCATAGTTATTGAATGAATTCTGCACGAACAGAGTGACTACCGTGGGTACTCATTTAATGTTCATAGCCATATTTCAAGTTGTCAGATTTGactgttcaaaatattatacaggCTTACGTTAAACAATGTATTCAATAAGCcaatattaatatgaaacgattgtacttaacaaaaacaaactttataatttataagaaaaaaatacaagcgttttgatttaaaaactttgaataattaatacaatcgattttttttaaatttattgactTTTAGACCCATAATAATTCTACGAACCCGATCAAGTTTCCTATAGTTTTAATGGGTAATTAAAGACGTTAGTGAAATTCGCAAATCTACCATTCGTATATCGGATTAAAAACTGTTGGTACATAACTGCACAAAAAAGTTTGAATAAGATGCATAACTTGATTGTTAATAAAACGTGGAGCAGCGAAGTCTCTTCGTTAGTAAAAACGAAAGGACTGTCAGGGTattgacaaaattatatttttttaagacaccTTTTTTAAGAGAGACAACAAACTCccgttttcaaaataattgctATTATGAGCATTCATACGGTCCAAccgtactaatattaaaaaattacgTCGTCCCATCCCGGAAACCAATAGCCAatagtgttaataaaataaattacattagcACTAGTAACAAAAACTGAGTTTTTAGTTGCATTTGCGTTCAAGACCAAATCCAGCATCTAGATTAAATACAAGCTTAAGTGCTAATGGATTTTTTAAATGTgacttttttttcttatctgCAAATGGGTGATGATTCTTTGCTgatgattttttattgatttattgcaGCTTAATTAGGTTTCTGTGTGTGGGTGATCTTTGTACTGAGTAGTATATTAACGGATAGATTTCTTGCTTAGAGTACAGTCGTCTCTGGACTTCAGTAAAGCGTTTATTCATCAACATGGAAGTGGTACTCAAGGTGACGTGTTTTGCGCTTCTGGTCATAGGACAGGTCCATTCTGCAGGTAAGAGATTATTGAAAATggtataaatagtaataagctAGGTCTTTTTGATCAGtcacaaattatatttcgtAGTCATTACTAGCAATATTGagctttaaaattttgttttgataaacatagtaaataattttaatcaaagatGCCGCAAAGTAAGTTATGCTGCCCTATCTTATTATTTCCATACGTCCTAATATTTATCATGAAATAATTAactgattattatttttcaagttttggtacattaatataatcgatctcttgtatttttatttcagaattacTAGTAGATAAATGTTCGCTGTCGGACAAAGCATGCTTGGTACCTGCTGCCCAGAAAGTGCTGCCTATTTTCTTAGAAAGAATGCCCGAATACAATAGCGGTGCGGACAGTTTGAAGCTGACACCTATTAACTTTGACTTGAATGGTCTTAAGTTTACGTTGAATGGTGCTACGTGGACTGGACTAAAGGATTCTGTTATCGAGAATGTTGAGTAAGTGCTGCTTTTATTTTGATCATGCTGATATTAATAACGATGGTACTCATCGAACCTTTAAACGCCATATAACTAATCTTTCCTAGGCTTTTCTTCATTCCGGACCCTTGTCCAACAGTCACAGTGGGACAGCCATAGTGGCGGTCATATCTGTGTAAACTCTTTTCTGTTACtaaaagtttttttctaaattcgTACTTATGCcggttgtgttattttttatcatagatGGGACGCTGGAAGCAAACTATTTAAGGTCGATTTTCACACGGATGTAGCTGCCAAAGGAGCGTATACTGCTGATGGTCACGTGATGAACAAACCTATCAACGGCAATGGCGAACTCAATATGAAGCTTAGTAAGtactgaaaaaatgttttatttatccgCTTAGCAATATTTGTTACTAATTCTGGACTGCTTAAAGTCAGTTCCACAAAATATGgataagtataatataactcatgaaatttgtataaaaataatttgatctgaaagaaaagagggGAAGTTTTCGCCCAGCAGAGATCCTGAGCGCTATTGACTATTTTGAATTAACTTATCAAATAGATTTATTGACATTTAAGAATATGAATTTTCTATCAATACTCCGTTTGTAAAGttcactaatataatatattcaggAGTGCTGAAACttcattattttcctttaaaatgcTAATGagtttatgattttatattttaatgcaacATTTTGCTTCTATTTTTGTTTCCAGAGAACATACAAGTCAAAATGACCGTTAACTACGACACCGTCAACAAGGGAGGCAAGGAATACATAAAGCCTGCTAAATACAGCTACGAGTTCGATGTTAAGGATAGCGCTCACTACGACATGTCGAACTTGTACAATGGAGATAAGGCGCTGAGTAagttgacttttatttttatcaatccaaaatatttcttcttctttGTTATAAGACAAGCTAATATGCGTCCGTTAGACGTGCACGCGTGTCCATTGAAGATGATTTTAAGAAAAAGTAGCCTGTTTGACCCCGGCTCTTGAACACAAATGGATAAAGTTTACCATAGAACTAAGCTAAACTTCATGGAAATCTGTTTAGCAATTTAGCTGCGTAACAGACAGATCATTATATCAATATGGAGAGCAAGGTATTAATTATTTCCAATGTTTCAGGTGACGACATGTTGGGCTTCTTGAATGGGAACTGGAAGGCTATCTCGGCAGCTTTCAGCCCTCCTCTGTTGGACAACTGTTTCGACATCGTAAAGAACCACCTTGTAGGATTCTTTGATGAATACGCAATTTCTGAAATTGCTAAAGCTTAAAATACCAAATTTTGATGTTCTAAAATGCTGGCTTcttcaagtttttttttgcgttcaaataaatttgttttgttgaagttattattgttttttatccATTTTCGTCTTTGATCTTCGTTATTATGTGAAATTTGTCAGGCACATTCCCAAACATGATTCCCATTTTTGTTATCTATAACCTCTTAATAGgatttgtaaattgtaatttgtaaatttgGTCTCTCATCCATTAGATCAAGGAGTGATAAGCTTATTTTAATATCACCTTGCATTCATGTCTTACTTGCACATCCAAGTTTATAGTTCAATTTCTTGAAAAGTAAAATCGGAACTTTCAATAAGTAACACTGAACGCAGCTGTTGAGAATatattctattgaaaatatGCTACGCTATGTTAGCCTTGTCCGCTTGCGTATTGCCGAATTAGTCTAGTTATAGACAGAATTTGGTTGAATGGGTTAGCTCTGCAGATATCGAACTGATTAAAAAAGGACAATAATCGTTTAGACAAAATTTGAACACTATTATGTTCATCAAATGTACTttcgttatttataaataaaaaggaacTGCATAACTTCCCATTCATCCTCTTTTATTGGCGATAATACGGAATTTAAATCTTCAGATtataaaggaaataatattgACCAGGATCCTGATTcaactgaataaaaatataagcaaaatgttataaaaccaGATAACAAAAACACTATTTCACACACGATTCGCAAAAAGCAACGTTTTAATCATACATTACCCGTCACTCATATTTTTTGAAGCACTTTTTGTTAGAGAACGGTTTTATTAGCACCTGGGAAACCCATTCGTCCGccgtatgaatattttattgcgaCAAATCGGATTACGAATGAAATGGGCATCGTGGGCGAGTTTCCCCCATATCTAAAAGGTGTAAGATTTTCAAGTTAATTTTAGTTGTACGCGTAATTATCTTAATGcactaatattattttggaaTGGTCGATCAAAATGAACGTTGGTATATTTCTATCTTAACATAATTTCAAGTGTAatgttttacagtttatttctatttattaatttctaaaacTAACCATAGATAACAAGCTAGTTATCGAAAAAAAaccatgaaaatctgatcagcgcctctagcgggcgccgtagtaactattttcgcaggtcatttttaatgtcaatctctcgatacttgataataCGGATTAAACTAAATAGCCCTAATATCTATTAATATGGAGGTTGCAGataaatattgtcatatttGCTTTTTTAGAAAGGTTATAAAGAGCGTATGCGCGGATATTGCTGTGATTGACATTCGATTTAAATACGCAAGTGCATTATCACTTCTGATTGGATTGGAATACTGATTGTTTTACGTGCCATACCTATTTATCGCTTACCGGTTTAAACTAGTATTTCATTGAATTATGAAAATTCTATTACCCCAAAGCTATGAGTAGAGTAGCATTAGCCAGATATTTGCCTAGTAGaattaagtaaaacaattttcataaaaattaaattgacgCCTAAATAAATTCACCTCTAAGCTTATAAGTCGTTTCACTTAATCAGCATTATTAACGCGCTGACATGAAAGACGATAACGCAAACGTGTGCGTTTAAGTCATCG
Coding sequences within:
- the LOC142976186 gene encoding circadian clock-controlled protein daywake-like, with amino-acid sequence MEAVLKVSCLVLLAIVHVQSGVLPVDKCSLSDKGCLVPAVQKMLPIFLAKMQEYGGGDDLKLTPINFDLGGLKYSLTGATWNGLKGSVIDSVNWDAGKKALTIDFHTDVNVKGAYTADGTIMEKPITGDGELNLKLKNLQVKLTINFETVNKGGKDHLKPTKYSYEFDVKDNAHYDMTNLYNGDKAQSDDMLNFLNGNWKAISTAFSPPLLDNALNIIHNHVISFFDEHSVGDISKE
- the LOC142976063 gene encoding circadian clock-controlled protein daywake-like isoform X1 produces the protein MEVVLKVTCFALLVIGQVHSAELLVDKCSLSDKACLVPAAQKVLPIFLERMPEYNSGADSLKLTPINFDLNGLKFTLNGATWTGLKDSVIENVEWDAGSKLFKVDFHTDVAAKGAYTADGHVMNKPINGNGELNMKLKNIQVKMTVNYDTVNKGGKEYIKPAKYSYEFDVKDSAHYDMSNLYNGDKALSDDMLGFLNGNWKAISAAFSPPLLDNCFDIVKNHLVGFFDEYAISEIAKA
- the LOC142976063 gene encoding circadian clock-controlled protein daywake-like isoform X2, producing MPQKLLVDKCSLSDKACLVPAAQKVLPIFLERMPEYNSGADSLKLTPINFDLNGLKFTLNGATWTGLKDSVIENVEWDAGSKLFKVDFHTDVAAKGAYTADGHVMNKPINGNGELNMKLKNIQVKMTVNYDTVNKGGKEYIKPAKYSYEFDVKDSAHYDMSNLYNGDKALSDDMLGFLNGNWKAISAAFSPPLLDNCFDIVKNHLVGFFDEYAISEIAKA